One Thermoanaerobacter pseudethanolicus ATCC 33223 genomic window, TATTATTGCTATTGTTGTATTGATACCTATATTTTCGTATGCAAGAAATCTTCCAAAATTCACTTTTGGGTCAAGGCTTTTATATAGCGGGACGTATGGGACTGATGTAGAAGAATTACAAGCTATGTTAAATAAAGCGGGATTTGATACAGGTACTGTTGACGGCATATTTGGTAAAATGACATTAAATGGAGTTTTAGACTTTCAAAGGTCCAAAAATCTTGTACCCGATGGAATTGTAGGTCCTAAGACATATGCTGCTCTTGAAACTGTTTCCTGGGCTGACCCGATAGTTTACTCTGTCAAACCAGGGGACAACTTATACTTTATAGCAAAGCGCCATGGAACGAATGTCCAAAATATAATAGATGCAAATGGATTAAATGATGGGGATAGTTTATATGTTGGGCAAAAGATTTTAATTCCTCATCCGCCTGTTGAAGTGCCGCAACAATTGAACAATGCTACAAATTATCAAGAACTTAAAAATAACATTCAGGCATTAATATCTCAATATCCTGGCAAATACGGAGTTTACTTTATTGACTTAAATACAGGGCAAACTTTTGAAATAAACGGTTATGATTCGTTTATTGCGGCAAGCACTTATAAAGTACCTCTTAACTTTTACCTTTATACTCTTATAACCGATGGAAAAATAGACCCTAATATGAAAGTGCAATACACTCAAGCTGACTATGAAGGGGGTGCCGGTTCTATACAGGCAGACCCTGTTGGAAGTTATTATACCATAAGAGAGCTTTCAAGACGCTCCATTGAAGAAAGTGACAATATTGCATCAAATATGATTATGAGAATTGTAGGAAGGGATAATTATATAAAATTTATGGAAAAGTTAGGGGCCTATGTAATACCCTACAGTAACAATGTCACTTCTCCAAGAGATATGAGCATGTATATGAAAAATCTTTTAGATTATGTAAATGCTCATCCGGATACTGCAGGAGAATTGATGTATTATCTTAAAAATACCATATATAATGATAGAATATCTTATCCTATACCAGATGGAATAGAGGTTGCACACAAAATAGGTAATTTGTCCAATGTAGTAAATGATGCAGCGATAGTTTTCCATCCTACAAGGCCATATATATTAACTGTACTTGCAAATAATGTAGACGGTTCTGACGACTCTTATGCTTATACTGTAATAAGGCAGATATCAAAAATGGTATATGACTTTCAAAATAGATAAAAGTTTAAGCCGGGTTTTCCGGCTTAAACTTTTTTATAGCAGAGATTCCAATCTGTGAAGTTATATCTTTCAACATTGTGTAAAAGCTAAAAATTAGAACAAGGCTTTATAAGCTATTATAAGTAAAATAACTCCACTTATAATTGTGCCAAATTGTCCAATGGTAAAAGAGCCTATTCGTATATTAGCAACTTTTGTCCCTAATTGTACTCCTGTCCATACAGAAACAAAGCTTCCAATTGATGTAGTGAAAGATATAGCAAAGGGAGAAAAACCCAAAAGCCCTGCTCCTAGTCCGTTTGTCAGAGCATTTGCTGAAAGGGCTATTCCCAAAAGGATTGCTTCCCATAAATTGATTTCTCCGGATTTGTCCAAATCTACAATTTCGGGATTTTCCAAAATTTCTTTTATAGAAGTAGTCTTTGATGATACTTGTTGTATATTTTTGGTAAAAGATTTACGAGGGATAGCCAGCAAAATAATTCTAAGTCCTATTATAAAAAGCAGAAATGCTCCTACAATTATAGGTAATGATCCTGGAAGGATTTTGTTTAACCATTTACCAAAAAATATCCCAGATATGCTAAATAAAAAAGAGATTACTGCAATAATTGTATTGGAAAAAAGACTTATTCGTATATTTCGTATACCATAGGAAATGCCTACTCCAAAATTATCTATGCTTGATGATATTGCAAAACCTAAAATGATTAGCCATTTCATATGTTCACACTCCTCTCTATCTACCTTTATAGTACGCATTAGATAGAGAAGATGTGATTTTATTGAAAAAACATAATATTGTAAGGTATAATTATATTGTAAAAATTTTCTGAAGGAAATTAGGTAAGGGGATATATATGATTGTATCTTATTGTAAAATATATTTACGTGCAAATTGGGTTCATTCTTTAAAAGAAAAAAGAATGATTGTAAAAAGTATTGTAGGTAAAGTAAAAAGTCACTATAATGTTTCTATATGTGAAATAGAAAATCAAGATTTACACAAATCAATTGTCATAGGTTTTTCGGTGTGTGGCAGTGATGCTGTTTTAACAAATAAAATAGTTCAAGAGGTTGTAGACTATATTGAAGAAAATACAGATGCTTATATAGAAAATATAGAAATGGATACAATAAATGTCTGACTCCAAATGAATTATGTTCATTTGGAGCTTTTATTTTGTGATTTTTATCACAGATTCTTTTGAGTTTTTAGCTTATCATAATTTGTGGACAAGAACTTAGAAAAAGGAGGAAGTAAAATGAGTATGTTTTGTTATCAATGTCAAGAAGCCTCTCAAGGCATAGGATGTACAGTGAGAGGTGTATGCGGTAAGACAGACGACGTTGCAAATCTGCAAGATTTGTTGATTTTTACATTAAAAGGCATATCTTTTTTGAACTTAAAGGCAAGAGAGACAGGAGTGAATAAAGAGAAGACGGACAGATTCCTTTTTGAGGGATTATTTTCCACAATAACTAACGTTAATTTTGACAGAAACTTCTTTATTAACAAAATAAAAGAAGCTGTTGCATTAAGAGAAGAAATAAAAGAAGACCTCAAAAAGGCAGGAATTGAAGTAGACGAATCCTGTGAGGCAATACACTGGGTTTATGATACAGATGAAGATATAGAAGCAATAGCAGCTGAAGTAGGAGTTTTATCTACGAAAGACGAAGATATAAGGTCTTTGAGAGAGCTTATCACTTATGGTGTAAAAGGTATGGCGGCTTATGCATATCACGCATATCAGCTAGGATACAAAGATGATAATATATTTAGGTTTATGGAAAAGGCTTTAGCTAAAGTTTTAGATGACAGCTTAACTGCAGATGATTATGTGGCTCTTGCACTCGAGGCAGGAAAATATGGTGTTGATACAATGGCGCTCCTTGACAAAGCAAATACCTCGACTTATGGCCATCCTGAGATAACAAAAGTTAATATCGGTGTGAGAAATAATCCTGGAATATTGATAAGCGGTCATGATTTGAAAGACTTAGAGCAATTGTTAGAGCAAACTGCTGGTACAGGGGTAGATGTTTATACACATGGAGAAATGCTTCCTGCTCATTATTATCCAGCTTTTAAGAAATATCCGCATTTTGTTGGTAACTATGGAAATGCATGGTGGCAGCAAGATAGAGAGTTTGAGCTATTTAACGGACCAATTTTAATGACTACAAACTGCCTTGTGCCTCCAAAGGATTCCTACAAGGATAGAGTTTACACTACAGGTGTTGTAGGCTTTGAGGGAGTAAAATACATTCCAGAAGGTCCCGACGGAAAGAAGGACTTTTCAGAAATAATTGAACATGCAAAGAGATGCAAGCCACCTGTGGAGATTGAAAGAGGGGAAATAATTGGTGGTTTTGCTCACAACCAAGTTTTAGAGCTGGCGGATAAAATTGTAGAAGCGGTAAAGACAGGAGCTATAAAGAGATTTTTCGTAATGGCAGGCTGTGACGGCAGAATGAAGAGCAGAACCTATTATACCGAATTTGCTAAAGCTCTTCCTAAAGATACAGTCATTTTAACTGCAGGCTGTGCAAAATACAGGTACAACAAGTTAAACCTTGGAGACATAAACGGAATTCCAAGAGTTTTAGACGCAGGACAGTGCAATGACTCTTACTCATTAGCTGTGATAGCCATGAAGCTTAAAGAAGTCTTTGGTTTAAATGACATAAACAAGCTTCCTATTTCTTACAACATTGCGTGGTATGAACAGAAGGCTGTTATAGTGCTTTTGGCACTTTTATACCTCGGAGTAAAAAATATTCATTTAGGACCTACGCTTCCTGCTTTCTTATCACCAAATGTCACAAAAGTATTAGTTGACAAATTTGGCATTGGTGGTATCACAAACGTAGAAGATGATATGAAAATGTTCATGGGTGAGTAAAGATTACGGCTGCAAAATGCAGCCGTAATCTTTTGTCATTATGATTAATAATTAATCATAATGGTTAAAATTATACTTTCTTTTCTTTTTTAATGAACTCTTCTAAATCAGTAGTATTCAAACTCACTTTTATGTATCCTTCTATATCTCTCTTTCTTTCCTCAGGCAATGTTTCAAAGGCTTTAAAAATTATTTTATCCTTTTCACTGATGCTTTCAAACTCTTCTCTCGATAAGTATTTTTCCTCTTCTTCTTTTACATATTCTATTTGTTGGCCAGTAAGAAGCCAATCTATTGAAACATTAAGAGCGTTTTTTAACTTTATCAAAGCATTGGAAGAAGGCATTGATTTGTTATTTTCAAGGTCACTTAAATTTCCAACAGATAAACCTGTGAGTTTGCTCAAAGCTGTTATAGTTAAATTATTTTTTTTACGAGCATATTTTATGCGTTCGCCGACTGTATCCATAACACTCCTCCTTTGTTTTTCTGAATTACGATATTAGTATTGACATTTTCGTAATTCAGATATATATTTAAAATAGTTAATTTTTAATCATTATCTATTTTAACACAAATATTTTATTATTCCTACTGCATAAGTATGCTAACTTTTGTTTGTAGGAAAAAATAAGGGGGTGCTTTGATGAAGAAAAGAAAGTTGACAGATTTTGGGAAATTAGTGAATGACAGATTGGCGGAACTGAATATGACACAAAAAGAATTGTCGCGATTGATAGGTACCAGTGAGCCATATTTAAGCATGATTTTACATGGTGAAAGGTCAGGGAAAAAATATATGGATAAAATAAAGGAGATATTAAAACTTTAAAAAAGAGTTTTAGTATTTTATGAAATTTTCCTGATAGAAATTTTTTATAAATTTTTTTCGACAATTATAGTTCTAATATTGAACATAGACAGAATAATTTACAATTTTCGATATCGCAAAAAACACCAAATAGTTTTACATAGACTTGTTAAATGTTTGTTAAAGTAAAAAAAGTGTCTTTTCTGTCGATAAAAAATTTTCAAAAAAATAAAGGATTTTTTAGAAAAAAATAGAATATATTAATATGTATTGTAAGTTAATAATTAATCTTAAAAAATAAATTGGAGGGGATAGTAAGATGTATTACAGGAAAGTGAGCGAGTACATATCGACAAGGGAGGAAGAAAGGAGAAACATAACTACTCACTACACAGTGGTCATGTCAGAAATAAGTGTTTTTAACGGAAAAGAGGAAGTAAAATTGCCGTCGTATGGGATCAAAATTCTTCAAGAAATTTTTGATGGAGAAAAGGAGAAAATTGAAATAATAGAAGAAAAAGTGACAAATATAAGTCCTTACTTTGAAAAAGTGGACAAGCTAGCACAATTCTTTAAAGAAATGACGGTATCGCCTGTTCATCTGTATGAAGTAATTGACGATATGTGTGAAGATTATATAAGTGACTATGATAGACAAGCTAAATTGTGTAAGGTTGCTATTTAAGAAGGTGTCATGCCTTCTTTTATTTTTTTGAAGGATTTTGTGAATTAATAGAGAAATAATATAATGTAATTAGGATAATTGGAGGAACTGTATATATGGAACTGTTTGTGGGAACGGATATTGTAGAAGTTGAAAGGATAAAAAAAGCTTTTGATGCAAATTCTAAATTTTTGGAACGGTTATTTACTCAAAAAGAGATAGAGTATTTTAACAGTAAAAGGATGAAATTACCTCATATAGCGGGTTTTTTTTCAGCAAAAGAAAGCATATCAAAAGTCTTAGGAACAGGTATCAGTGGTTTTAGCTGGAAAGATATTGAAATATGTCACGATGAAAAAGGAGCCCCTGCCGTAATTTTAAAGGGGAAGGCTAAAAA contains:
- a CDS encoding DUF6514 family protein produces the protein MYYRKVSEYISTREEERRNITTHYTVVMSEISVFNGKEEVKLPSYGIKILQEIFDGEKEKIEIIEEKVTNISPYFEKVDKLAQFFKEMTVSPVHLYEVIDDMCEDYISDYDRQAKLCKVAI
- the hcp gene encoding hydroxylamine reductase, producing the protein MSMFCYQCQEASQGIGCTVRGVCGKTDDVANLQDLLIFTLKGISFLNLKARETGVNKEKTDRFLFEGLFSTITNVNFDRNFFINKIKEAVALREEIKEDLKKAGIEVDESCEAIHWVYDTDEDIEAIAAEVGVLSTKDEDIRSLRELITYGVKGMAAYAYHAYQLGYKDDNIFRFMEKALAKVLDDSLTADDYVALALEAGKYGVDTMALLDKANTSTYGHPEITKVNIGVRNNPGILISGHDLKDLEQLLEQTAGTGVDVYTHGEMLPAHYYPAFKKYPHFVGNYGNAWWQQDREFELFNGPILMTTNCLVPPKDSYKDRVYTTGVVGFEGVKYIPEGPDGKKDFSEIIEHAKRCKPPVEIERGEIIGGFAHNQVLELADKIVEAVKTGAIKRFFVMAGCDGRMKSRTYYTEFAKALPKDTVILTAGCAKYRYNKLNLGDINGIPRVLDAGQCNDSYSLAVIAMKLKEVFGLNDINKLPISYNIAWYEQKAVIVLLALLYLGVKNIHLGPTLPAFLSPNVTKVLVDKFGIGGITNVEDDMKMFMGE
- a CDS encoding serine hydrolase, which encodes MGGIKLKNIKKILSWILIIAIVVLIPIFSYARNLPKFTFGSRLLYSGTYGTDVEELQAMLNKAGFDTGTVDGIFGKMTLNGVLDFQRSKNLVPDGIVGPKTYAALETVSWADPIVYSVKPGDNLYFIAKRHGTNVQNIIDANGLNDGDSLYVGQKILIPHPPVEVPQQLNNATNYQELKNNIQALISQYPGKYGVYFIDLNTGQTFEINGYDSFIAASTYKVPLNFYLYTLITDGKIDPNMKVQYTQADYEGGAGSIQADPVGSYYTIRELSRRSIEESDNIASNMIMRIVGRDNYIKFMEKLGAYVIPYSNNVTSPRDMSMYMKNLLDYVNAHPDTAGELMYYLKNTIYNDRISYPIPDGIEVAHKIGNLSNVVNDAAIVFHPTRPYILTVLANNVDGSDDSYAYTVIRQISKMVYDFQNR
- the ytaF gene encoding sporulation membrane protein YtaF, whose amino-acid sequence is MRTIKVDREECEHMKWLIILGFAISSSIDNFGVGISYGIRNIRISLFSNTIIAVISFLFSISGIFFGKWLNKILPGSLPIIVGAFLLFIIGLRIILLAIPRKSFTKNIQQVSSKTTSIKEILENPEIVDLDKSGEINLWEAILLGIALSANALTNGLGAGLLGFSPFAISFTTSIGSFVSVWTGVQLGTKVANIRIGSFTIGQFGTIISGVILLIIAYKALF
- the acpS gene encoding holo-ACP synthase, with amino-acid sequence MELFVGTDIVEVERIKKAFDANSKFLERLFTQKEIEYFNSKRMKLPHIAGFFSAKESISKVLGTGISGFSWKDIEICHDEKGAPAVILKGKAKNIADKKGIRDIKLSISHTKTYAISCAIAIGGEKNDSADLKTDERS
- a CDS encoding helix-turn-helix domain-containing protein; the encoded protein is MDTVGERIKYARKKNNLTITALSKLTGLSVGNLSDLENNKSMPSSNALIKLKNALNVSIDWLLTGQQIEYVKEEEEKYLSREEFESISEKDKIIFKAFETLPEERKRDIEGYIKVSLNTTDLEEFIKKEKKV
- a CDS encoding helix-turn-helix domain-containing protein, with translation MKKRKLTDFGKLVNDRLAELNMTQKELSRLIGTSEPYLSMILHGERSGKKYMDKIKEILKL
- a CDS encoding DUF503 domain-containing protein; the protein is MIVSYCKIYLRANWVHSLKEKRMIVKSIVGKVKSHYNVSICEIENQDLHKSIVIGFSVCGSDAVLTNKIVQEVVDYIEENTDAYIENIEMDTINV